From Aerosakkonema funiforme FACHB-1375:
TCGCAGCGAAACAGGTAAATTTGGATCGTCCTCTGCTAACCAAATAAAAGCATGGGTATCTAACAAAATAGAATTCATTACATATATTCCTCAAAATCTTGCAGTGGTTCATCAAAATCATCTGGCAAAGGCAAAACAAAAGTTCCTTTCATTGAACCCGCTAAAGGACGTTTATCAGCAATTTCTTGGGTTTGTTTGGTATTTTCTGGATAATTTGGATACTTTTCAAGCAAATATTCTGCATAATGCAGAAGTTCTTTCTTGAGATCATCTGGCATATTAACAACGATTTTCCATAAAGCCGTATCGGTAGTCATAATTTCTCCTTGTCAAAACAAAAACGTTCTTCTTCGGAATTGAGACTGATGCTCATAGAAAATTTTCTAGAAGTCGTCTCTATCATATCTTAGGAATACAGCAAGGGTGAATTGCGATCGAAAAGCGATCGCTACTTCTGCAAGCATCATGGGTACTTGCTGCGAAAAGCGATCGCTACTTCTGTAAACATCGCCTCGCTTGAGAATTGTAGGAGGTGCAAATGCAAATCCCTACGGCAGACGACTACGCCATTTCTGCGGATCTTGAGAGCAGTGAAAAACTGAGTAAACAATAATCGTATAGTTCACTTCTTCATAAAATATAACGTAAGGGAAGCGGCGAATTACAGCCCTTCGATAGCTCTCGTGAACTACCGGATACATCTCTGAATTTCGCCGTATAAATTGAATGCAAGCATCGACACAACGAAGGAACTCCTCACCCAAACCAAGTTCCTGTTCTTCATACCAAACATAAGCCTCCGCAACATCTTGTTCTGCTTCTGGGAGAATAATCAGATTTCTAAGCACCATAATTTTTGCTACGAATTCGTTCCTTAGCTGCCTCCCATGAACTTCCCGATTCTGGATTTTGCAAATATCTTGCTTTTCTCCTGGCAAGTTCTTCTTTTTGCCAGTCAAGTACAGGGATTCGATCGGGAAGCTCGGCAATGCTGTCCCATAAGTCTTCGACAAGTTGCAATTTTTCCGAGAGGGTTAGCTCAAAAACCTGTGTTAACTGTGGGTTCATGCTGACTTCACCGAGTAACTAGCAATCTAGTCTTAAGTCTATCACGCAGTTCAATGCGATCGCTATGTCACAAATACTCATTAGAAATACCTCTTGCATTTGTTTTCATTTTAACAGAAGGGTAATTGCATTGCGGTTGGCTAACCTTTTTGACGCATAGGGGAGAATTGCGATCGCTTTTCGATCGCTACTTCTGCAAGCATCATTGGTACTTGCTGCGAAAAGAAATCTTCGACTCGATCGTAGTAAGTTTTGCAGAGTTAGATAAAATATAGATACTAGAGTAAAAAGATAAAAGACCATGCTTAAAAACTCTTCTGTTATTAGCATATCTCCCGAAATTATGGGTGGAACTCCGGTTTTTGCTAGCACAAGAGTTCCGGTGCAGACACTCTTAGACTATTTGAAAGCGGGAGAGTCTATTGATGATTTTCTGGATGGATTTCCGACGGTAAATAGGGAGCAAGTTATCGCATTATTGGAAGAAGTTGGAAAACAATTTGTCAGCATGGTGGCATAATATGAAGCTTCTTCTAGATGAGTGCATCGATCGCAAACTTGCCAGAGAGTTTGTAGGCTACGAGGTGAAAACAGTTCCACAGATGGGATGGGCTGGCACAAAAAATGGACAGCTTCTTGCTCTTGCGGCGACAGAATTTGATATTTTCATTACAGTTGACCGTAACCTGTCATTTCAGCAAAATTTGCCAGATTTTGACATAGCAGTGCTTGTTTTGCAGGCATCATCTAACCGTTTGGCGGATCTGAAGCCTCTGATACCAAAGGTTTTAGCGGTTATACCTACAGCTATTAAGGGACAAGCTATAGTTATTGGCACATAGCGGTAGAGGTGGGTGTTGTCCACTACTTCCAGCAAGAGTGATTCG
This genomic window contains:
- a CDS encoding DUF5615 family PIN-like protein — translated: MKLLLDECIDRKLAREFVGYEVKTVPQMGWAGTKNGQLLALAATEFDIFITVDRNLSFQQNLPDFDIAVLVLQASSNRLADLKPLIPKVLAVIPTAIKGQAIVIGT
- a CDS encoding DUF433 domain-containing protein codes for the protein MLKNSSVISISPEIMGGTPVFASTRVPVQTLLDYLKAGESIDDFLDGFPTVNREQVIALLEEVGKQFVSMVA
- a CDS encoding type II toxin-antitoxin system RelE/ParE family toxin yields the protein MVLRNLIILPEAEQDVAEAYVWYEEQELGLGEEFLRCVDACIQFIRRNSEMYPVVHESYRRAVIRRFPYVIFYEEVNYTIIVYSVFHCSQDPQKWRSRLP
- a CDS encoding addiction module protein, producing the protein MNPQLTQVFELTLSEKLQLVEDLWDSIAELPDRIPVLDWQKEELARRKARYLQNPESGSSWEAAKERIRSKNYGA
- the vapB gene encoding type II toxin-antitoxin system VapB family antitoxin; translation: MTTDTALWKIVVNMPDDLKKELLHYAEYLLEKYPNYPENTKQTQEIADKRPLAGSMKGTFVLPLPDDFDEPLQDFEEYM